The following proteins are co-located in the Telopea speciosissima isolate NSW1024214 ecotype Mountain lineage chromosome 9, Tspe_v1, whole genome shotgun sequence genome:
- the LOC122638701 gene encoding uncharacterized protein LOC122638701, whose amino-acid sequence MLRFLNIKSIVPDNARNRQFFMSWGINVNFSVKRPTLHHWHHPSSDWVVLNCDGSIREGLGGYDCINRNPRGNPLFVLASTTPSSILWTKIYAIHWGLLEAVCMGIPNLIVRFDPLSAVKAINGEQQAQWATWNLLQDICELSHHVHEIRFQFYFRESNHYADWLADIVYNSNEISFCMDNLPPHAYSFL is encoded by the coding sequence ATGCTTAGGTTCCTCAATATTAAGAGTATTGTCCCTGACAACGCGCGTAATAGACAATTCTTCATGTCTTGGGGGATTAACGTCAACTTTAGTGTTAAAAGACCTACGCTCCACCACTGGCACCACCCCTCTTCAGATTGGGTTGTTCTTAATTGTGATGGTTCTATTAGGGAAGGCCTTGGAGGGTATGATTGCATCAATAGAAATCCCAGAGGCAATCCATTATTTGTCTTAGCAAGCACTACTCCTTCTAGCATCTTGTGGACAAAAATCTATGCCATTCATTGGGGTCTGCTTGAGGCTGTTTGTATGGGAATCCCCAATCTTATTGTTAGATTTGATCCCCTTTCTGCCGTCAAGGCCATTAATGGCGAGCAACAAGCACAGTGGGCTACTTGGAACCTTCTGCAAGATATTTGTGAGCTCTCACATCACGTCCATGAGATAAGATTTCAGTTTTACTTTAGAGAATCCAATCACTATGCTGATTGGCTGGCAGACATTGTATACAACTCTAATGAAATCTCATTTTGTATGGATAATCTCCCTCCCCATGCTTACTCTTTTTTGTGA